A genomic region of Trifolium pratense cultivar HEN17-A07 linkage group LG3, ARS_RC_1.1, whole genome shotgun sequence contains the following coding sequences:
- the LOC123916816 gene encoding uncharacterized membrane protein At3g27390-like translates to MDSSAGLVTKLWSFISFLPFFFLLFILGIIKGALIGPIAFALLAVGNSAVIIGLWTAHVIWTYYCVARTKRFGLVFKVVVLICLPVPLLLWPVVGIVGSFLGGIGYGFFAPLLATFEAVGENVEDKFHHCFIDGCWSTIETSCTVVQDVTDFCFHSYFSYMDELRENLNPEDKPFDIRLSQLPCCLLVILVGVPFDMVLITSIAIWKSPYMLFRGWKRLLEDLIGRKGPFLETECVPFAGLAIILWPLAVLGAVLAATIVSPFLGIYSGVVVHQEESLQMGFAYIVSVVSLFDEYVNDLLYLREGSCLPRPVYHRNTRHVHEMKNHEGSDHNLKNQRDGSQNSKHTLQQSRSMKWKIHHYKPVQVWDWLFKSCEVNGRIVLRDGLISVKEIEECISKGNCKKLSLKLPAWSLLHCLLTSAKSNSDGLVITDDVELTRMNGPKDKVFEWFIGPLLIMKEQLKNLELKESEETCLKELVMRCKNDIPEDWDSTGFPSTDNVRRAQLQAIIRRLQGILASMSRMPTFRRRFRNLVKVLYIEALQASASAKEGINIAEP, encoded by the exons ATGGATTCATCTGCAGGTTTAGTGACCAAATTATGGAGCTTTATTTCTTTCCTCCcattcttcttcttgctctttATACTTGGTATCATTAAAG GTGCATTGATAGGTCCGATTGCATTTGCCCTTTTAGCTGTTGGAAATTCAGCTGTTATCATTGGACTTTGGACTGCACATGTTATATGGACATACTATTGTGTGGCAAG AACAAAGAGGTTTGGACTTGTCTTCAAAGTTGTGGTGCTGATATGTTTGCCTGTTCCTTTGTTACTTTGGCCAGTAGTTGGTATTGTTGGTAGTTTTTTAGGTGGAATTGGATATGGCTTTTTTGCTCCTCTTCTTGCAACTTTTGAGGCTGTTGGGGAGAATGTTGAAGACAAATTTCACCATTGCTTCATT GATGGTTGTTGGTCAACAATTGAAACAAGCTGCACAGTGGTTCAAGATGTCACAGACTTTTGCTTTCACTCATATTTTTCATACATGGATGAACTAAGAGAAAATTTAAACCCTGAAGATAAGCCATTTGATATCAG ATTGTCACAATTACCATGTTGCTTGTTGGTGATCTTGGTTGGAGTGCCCTTTGATATGGTTTTAATCACATCTATTGCTATATGGAAGAGCCCTTACATGCTGTTTAGAGGATGGAAGAGACTGTTAGAAGATTTGATTGGAAGAAAGGGACCTTTCCTAGAAACTGAATGTGTCCCATTTGCCGGCCTTGCCATCATCCTCTGGCCTTTGGCTGTTCTAGGAGCTGTATTAGCAGCTACTATTGTCAGCCCTTTTCTTGGCATATACAGTGGAGTTGTTGTCCATCAG gaggAGTCATTACAAATGGGGTTTGCCTACATTGTGTCTGTGGTTTCACTTTTCGATGAATATGTGAATGATTTACTCTACTTGAGAGAGGGATCCTGCCTTCCCAG GCCAGTATATCATAGAAATACGAGGCATGTGCATGAGATGAAAAACCATGAAGGAAGTGATCATAATTTGAAAAATCAGAGGGATGGTtcacaaaattcaaaacataCCTTACAACAATCCAGAAGTATGAAGTGGAAAATTCATCACTACAAACCTGTGCAG GTATGGGACTGGCTTTTCAAGTCATGTGAGGTAAATGGCCGCATAGTCCTGCGTGATGGTCTGATAAGCGTGAAAGAAATTGAGGAATGCATTAGCAAAGGCAATTGCAAAAAATTAAGCCTCAAGTTACCGGCTTGGTCCTTGCTCCACTGTCTTCTAACTTCAGCAAAATCAAATTCAGATGGATTGGTTATAA CTGATGATGTAGAATTGACAAGGATGAATGGACCAAAGGATAAAGTGTTTGAATGGTTTATTGGACCTTTACTCATCATGAAAGAGCAGCTTAAGAACCTTGAGCTGAAAGAAAGTGAAGAAACTTGTTTGAAAGAACTTGTTATGAGATGCAAAAATGATATACCAGAGGATTGGGATAGCACTGGATTCCCATCTACTGACAATGTTAGAAGAGCACAGTTGCAAGCCATAATTAGAAG GTTGCAGGGGATTTTGGCTTCCATGTCTCGGATGCCAACTTTTCGACGTAGATTTAGGAATCTAGTCAAGGTTTTGTATATAGAAGCATTGCAGGCCAGTGCTTCTGCTAAAGAAGGCATAAATATTGCTGAACCTTAG